Proteins encoded within one genomic window of Pongo abelii isolate AG06213 chromosome 18, NHGRI_mPonAbe1-v2.0_pri, whole genome shotgun sequence:
- the LOC129050893 gene encoding LOW QUALITY PROTEIN: putative uncharacterized protein encoded by LINC00304 (The sequence of the model RefSeq protein was modified relative to this genomic sequence to represent the inferred CDS: substituted 1 base at 1 genomic stop codon), which yields MQYLHCCLQIAPNQEGMVQAGGQGHGLARVVLQAVLSPPCWAPHSPCGSPAATEAGCPMRRLPSVGGKMTAPKTPASSPEDPRFLSLGPVGSHSSGDLXLALSKLGWVELGACRPVDAFRSPWGSLLTGAPRPE from the exons ATGCAGTACTTACACTGCTGTCTGCAGATCGCACCTAATCAGGAGGGAATGGTCCAGGCAGGTGGGCAAGGCCACGGCTTGGCCAG GGTGGTCCTGCAGGCAGTACTGAGCCCGCCCTGCTGGGCACCCCACAGCCCCTGTGGCTCTCCAGCTGCCACTGAGGCCGGATGCCCCATGAGGAGGCTCCCATCTGTGGGTGGCAAAATGACGGCCCCGAAGACCCCCGCTTCCTCTCCCGAAGACCCCCGCTTCCTCTCCCTGGGACCTGTGGGTTCACACAGCAGTGGGGACCTGTGACT GGCCCTGTCCAAGCTGGGATGGGTGGAGCTTGGTGCCTGCAGGCCA GTGGACGCCTTCCGCAGCCCATGGGGCTCGCTGCTCACGGGGGCCCCGAGGCCTGAGTGA